Proteins encoded by one window of Dreissena polymorpha isolate Duluth1 chromosome 11, UMN_Dpol_1.0, whole genome shotgun sequence:
- the LOC127849569 gene encoding E3 ubiquitin-protein ligase XIAP-like isoform X1, whose product MMDDDSSEEEEPEDYAPDPREYYSHFYRESERLTTFHDWPQSANVNKEDLAKNGFMYLHISDRVQCVFCRACLGSFGPGDIVADEHRKYCPECPFAFGYECGNIPIPSANRVQQTTQTVQSLDARNRARLVTSGNFALSSNRAGLVQPISTPSRSANATAVQQSHSVISLSTADSNQGAAAVITEPKYRDWADEHTRLRSYRGWPAQMRQTPRDLAAAGLLYMGQGDRCKCYWCGGELHGWEPDDDPWVEHAKWFPQCGFVRKQKGVEYVNVIKYGERTNVESPSNQEFLRRPHVLAALNDYGYTHEQVLEALHTYGVLILVTVQDIRKYVEELNSKRQAAQTQARLSERFASSNRSDISVAMTDRGQLVAQPSDDMGVSSGQLCSEDVRMEGMEESQDTDSLTQQQMQNLSLFSNSSSSISL is encoded by the exons ATGATGGATGATGATAGCTCTGAAGAGGAAGAGCCAGAAGACTATGCCCCCGATCCACGAGAATATTATTCTCACTTCTACCGTGAGAGTGAGAGGCTCACAACGTTCCATGACTGGCCACAATCGGCAAATGTAAATAAGGAAGATTTAGCTAAAAATGGGTTTATGTATCTCCATATATCAGACCGCGTACAGTGTGTATTTTGTAGAGCGTGTTTAGGTAGCTTTGGTCCAGGTGATATTGTAGCCGATGAACACAGGAAATATTGTCCCGAATGTCCTTTTGCGTTTGGCTATGAATGTGGAAATATACCAATACCATCTGCAAATCGAGTTCAGCAAACAACACAAACTGTGCAGTCATTGGATGCAAGAAACAGGGCAAGGCTTGTGACATCGGGTAACTTTGCACTTTCTTCAAATAGGGCTGGTCTAGTTCAGCCAATTTCAACTCCAAGCAGATCGGCAAATGCGACTGCTGTGCAACAATCACATAGTGTTATATCTTTGTCCACCGCTGATTCAAACCAAGGAGCTGCAGCGGTGATCACAGAGCCAAAATATCGGGACTGGGCGGACGAACATACGAGATTGCGGTCTTACAGGGGATGGCCTGCACAAATGAGACAAACTCCGAGAGATCTGGCAGCCGCAGGACTGTTGTACATGG GTCAAGGTGATCGCTGTAAATGTTACTGGTGCGGAGGAGAACTCCATGGATGGGAACCAGATGACGACCCGTGGGTCGAGCATGCAAAATGGTTTCCTCAGTGCGGCTTTGTGCGAAAACAGAAGGGAGTTGAATATGTAAATGTCATCAAATATGGAGAg AGAACAAACGTTGAGTCTCCTAGCAACCAGGAGTTCCTTAGACGTCCTCATGTTCTGGCTGCATTGAATGACTATGGATATACACATGAGCAGGTCTTGGAGGCATTACACACATATG GTGTCCTGATCCTAGTAACCGTGCAGGATATCAGAAAATACGTTGAGGAGTTAAATAGCAAAAGACAGGCAGCCCAAACGCAAGCAAGACTCTCTGAACGTTTTGCAAGTTCTAACCGGTCAGACATTTCGGTTGCCATGACAGACCGTGGTCAACTAGTCGCCCAGCCCAGTGATGACATGGGGGTTTCAAGTGGTCAGCTGTGCAGTGAAGATGTAAGGATGGAAGGTATGGAGGAATCGCAAGATACTGACAGCCTCACTCAGCAGCAAATGCAGAACCTCAGTCTTTTTAGCAACTCTAGTTCCTCTATCAGTTTGTAA
- the LOC127849569 gene encoding baculoviral IAP repeat-containing protein 3-like isoform X2 produces MRQTPRDLAAAGLLYMGQGDRCKCYWCGGELHGWEPDDDPWVEHAKWFPQCGFVRKQKGVEYVNVIKYGERTNVESPSNQEFLRRPHVLAALNDYGYTHEQVLEALHTYGVLILVTVQDIRKYVEELNSKRQAAQTQARLSERFASSNRSDISVAMTDRGQLVAQPSDDMGVSSGQLCSEDVRMEGMEESQDTDSLTQQQMQNLSLFSNSSSSISL; encoded by the exons ATGAGACAAACTCCGAGAGATCTGGCAGCCGCAGGACTGTTGTACATGG GTCAAGGTGATCGCTGTAAATGTTACTGGTGCGGAGGAGAACTCCATGGATGGGAACCAGATGACGACCCGTGGGTCGAGCATGCAAAATGGTTTCCTCAGTGCGGCTTTGTGCGAAAACAGAAGGGAGTTGAATATGTAAATGTCATCAAATATGGAGAg AGAACAAACGTTGAGTCTCCTAGCAACCAGGAGTTCCTTAGACGTCCTCATGTTCTGGCTGCATTGAATGACTATGGATATACACATGAGCAGGTCTTGGAGGCATTACACACATATG GTGTCCTGATCCTAGTAACCGTGCAGGATATCAGAAAATACGTTGAGGAGTTAAATAGCAAAAGACAGGCAGCCCAAACGCAAGCAAGACTCTCTGAACGTTTTGCAAGTTCTAACCGGTCAGACATTTCGGTTGCCATGACAGACCGTGGTCAACTAGTCGCCCAGCCCAGTGATGACATGGGGGTTTCAAGTGGTCAGCTGTGCAGTGAAGATGTAAGGATGGAAGGTATGGAGGAATCGCAAGATACTGACAGCCTCACTCAGCAGCAAATGCAGAACCTCAGTCTTTTTAGCAACTCTAGTTCCTCTATCAGTTTGTAA
- the LOC127849565 gene encoding baculoviral IAP repeat-containing protein 7-A-like, giving the protein MDDDDEEPEDYAPDPRDYYSHFYRESERLETFHDWPPWAHVNKNELAKNGFMYLHVSDRVQCVFCRASLGSFKAGDVVANEHRKYCPECPFAFGYECGNIPIPSSSRVQQATQNVQSLIVTDRARPAAAGHFAHHSPNRAVNAIAVPQSHSETSILSSESIQEAAAVITEPKYRDWADEHTRLRSYRGWPAQMRQTPRDLAAAGLLYMGQGDRCKCYWCGGELHGWEPDDDPWVEHAKWFSQCGFVRQKKGVEYIRIIKNGERANVESSSNQDFLRRPHVLAALNDYGYTQEQVLEALHTYGVLNLVNAQDIRKYVEELKSKRQAAQTQAMLAESLASTYPSLSNHLINRSDSSVAMTDRGLQVAQPSDDMGASSGQLCSEDLRMEVVEESQHPDSLTNERMQNLSLISNSSSSISNHSDVEAVLQENELLKERHMCKICMDKEVCITFLPCRHLATCEDCNELLNICPICRAPVEKRVRVRWSTR; this is encoded by the exons ATGGATGATGACGATGAAGAGCCAGAAGACTATGCACCCGACCCACGTGATTACTATTCGCATTTCTACCGTGAGAGCGAGAGACTTGAAACATTCCATGACTGGCCACCTTGGGCTCATGTAAATAAAAACGAATTGGCCAAAAATGGCTTTATGTACCTACATGTATCAGATCGCGTACAGTGTGTGTTCTGTAGAGCAAGTTTAGGTAGCTTTAAAGCAGGTGATGTTGTGGCCAATGAACATAGGAAATATTGCCCAGAGTGTCCGTTTGCGTTCGGTTATGAGTGTGGAAATATACCAATACCATCCTCAAGTAGAGTTCAGCAAGCAACACAAAATGTTCAGTCGCTGATTGTAACAGACAGGGCAAGGCCTGCGGCAGCTGGACACTTTGCACATCACTCTCCAAACAGAGCTGTCAATGCAATTGCTGTTCCACAATCACACAGCGAAACATCCATACTTTCAAGTGAGTCAATTCAAGAAGCTGCAGCTGTTATCACAGAGCCCAAGTACAGGGACTGGGCAGACGAACACACAAGGTTACGTTCATACAGAGGATGGCCCGCACAGATGAGACAAACACCGAGAGACTTGGCAGCTGCTGGATTGTTGTACATGG GTCAGGGTGATCGTTGCAAATGCTACTGGTGTGGAGGAGAACTCCATGGGTGGGAACCAGATGACGACCCCTGGGTTGAGCATGCAAAGTGGTTTTCACAGTGCGGCTTTGTACGACAAAAGAAGGGCGTTGAATATATTAGGATCATCAAAAATGGAGAG AGAGCAAACGTTGAGTCTTCTAGTAACCAAGATTTCTTGAGACGTCCTCACGTTCTAGCTGCATTGAATGACTATGGATATACGCAGGAACAGGTCTTGGAGGCGTTACACACATATG GTGTTCTGAACCTAGTCAACGCGCAGGATATCCGAAAATACGTTGAAGAGTTAAAGAGCAAAAGGCAGGCAGCCCAAACGCAAGCAATGCTCGCTGAAAGCTTAGCCAGTACTTACCCAAGCCTATCGAACCACTTGATCAACCGGTCAGACAGTTCAGTTGCAATGACAGATCGTGGTCTGCAGGTCGCCCAGCCAAGTGATGACATGGGGGCTTCCAGTGGTCAGCTGTGCAGCGAGGATTTAAGGATGGAAGTGGTGGAAGAATCGCAACATCCTGACAGCCTCACTAACGAGCGTATGCAGAACCTCAGTCTTATTAGCAACTCTAGTTCCTCTATCAGTAATCATTCTG ACGTAGAAGCAGTTCTTCAAGAAAACGAGTTACTTAAAGAGCGACATATGTGCAAGATCTGCATGGATAAGGAAGTGTGTATCACATTCTTGCCTTGTCGTCACCTGGCAACTTGCGAAGATTGTAACGAATTACTCAATATTTGCCCCATTTGCCGAGCACCTGTAGAAAAAAGGGTGAGGGTACGCTGGTCTACTAGATAA